The following are encoded in a window of Roseimaritima ulvae genomic DNA:
- a CDS encoding rod-binding protein — protein sequence MTIPSNLPTAHPATYSASSAVSPPSGQGEELREAFTQFVGQTLFGQMLSSMRSTVDKPAYFHGGKTEEIFQQQLDQVLVEDITDASADKIADPMFELFNMRRNG from the coding sequence ATGACCATCCCATCCAACTTGCCGACTGCCCATCCAGCGACCTACAGCGCTTCGTCCGCTGTCAGCCCGCCCAGCGGACAGGGCGAGGAACTGCGCGAAGCCTTTACGCAGTTTGTCGGCCAGACATTGTTCGGTCAGATGCTCTCGTCGATGCGGTCGACGGTCGACAAGCCGGCGTATTTTCACGGCGGCAAAACCGAAGAAATCTTCCAACAGCAGCTCGACCAAGTGCTGGTCGAAGACATCACCGATGCGTCGGCCGACAAGATCGCCGACCCGATGTTCGAACTTTTTAACATGCGCCGAAACGGATAA
- a CDS encoding pyruvate carboxylase, with translation MTIRPIKRLLAANRSEIATRVFRSATELGIDTVAIYSHEDRYALHRFKADRAYQIGKPGEPIRSYLNIPAIVRLCQEHDIDAVHPGYGFLSENPDFAAALEAAGILFVGPSVHSLTVLGDKMSAREIAEKAGVPVLGGTNKALKDADEALQVANGLGFPVILKAAKGGGGRGMRVVHNPEELPSQFEQAQREALTAFGSDEVFVERFVQRARHLEVQLLGDRHGNLLHLYERDCSVQRRHQKVVELAPAPNLAPDIREALCAAALKIGNAVGYENAGTVEFLYDVDAQDFFFIEVNPRIQVEHTVTEEVTGIDLVRSQILAAQGHALDADALGLPPQNELRTTGFAMQCRVTTEDPENQFRPDYGRISHYRSAAGLGIRLDAGSAFSGAVVNPFYDSMLVKVTARGRTLPEASGRMDRVLQEFRIRGVKTNIPFLIRLVNNETFLAGEATTRLIDQTPELVQLPKRRDRATKILRFLAEQIVNGNPLVADRPVATRRQPAPVPEAEGPIPDGSRTAFEAGGMPALLDWIKQSQGLLFTDTTMRDAHQSLLATRVRTYDMLRIAPAYARLAPQLFSLEMWGGATFDTSMRFLKESPWQRLADLREQVPNILFQMLLRASNAVGYTNYPDNVVQLFVQEAAAAGMDVFRVFDALNWVPNMRVAMEAVLEAGKICEASICYTGDLQNPQRTKYDLKYYVDLAKQLENMGAQILAIKDMAGLCKPEAARMLVKALREEIGLPIHFHTHDTGGTQAASILAAANEGLEIADAALAPLSGGTSQVNLNILVEAVRNTGHDSALQTEALTHLATYWQAAREFYLPFESQVLPATGDLYEHEMPGGQYTNLFQQARALGMSDRWAEVCKTYATVNEMLGDIVKVTPTSKAVGDMALFMVQNELTASDVLDGNKQVAFPASVIDLVAGRMGQPIGGFPQKIMDAVLQGETALTQRPGENLPPADIDAAISKAGELLGGTATTRDAASYLLYEKVFSDYAEHLQKYGHVEALPTPNFFYGQEPGEEIAVEIEHGKTLIIKYLTTGQPHPDGTRTVFFELNGQPREVTVEDRSLEPEKKAAVKADPDQPGQVGATMPGMVINVAVDVGDRVKSGQKLMVLEAMKMETTINAPVDGKVARVTVDRGSQVEAGDLLVTLET, from the coding sequence ATGACAATTCGTCCGATCAAACGACTGCTGGCCGCTAACCGCAGTGAAATTGCCACCCGTGTTTTCCGCAGTGCGACGGAACTGGGAATCGACACCGTGGCGATTTATTCTCACGAAGATCGCTACGCTCTGCATCGCTTTAAGGCCGATCGGGCCTATCAAATCGGCAAACCAGGTGAACCGATCCGGTCGTATTTGAATATCCCCGCTATCGTGCGGCTGTGTCAGGAACACGACATCGATGCGGTCCATCCGGGTTATGGGTTTTTGTCTGAAAATCCGGATTTCGCCGCCGCGCTCGAAGCGGCCGGTATTTTGTTCGTCGGGCCCAGCGTGCATTCGCTGACCGTGCTGGGCGACAAGATGTCGGCCCGTGAAATCGCCGAAAAAGCCGGCGTGCCCGTCCTGGGCGGCACCAATAAGGCGTTGAAAGATGCCGACGAAGCCCTGCAAGTTGCCAACGGTTTGGGCTTCCCCGTGATCCTCAAAGCGGCCAAGGGCGGTGGCGGACGAGGCATGCGGGTCGTTCACAACCCCGAAGAGTTGCCCAGCCAGTTCGAACAGGCCCAGCGTGAGGCGTTGACCGCGTTTGGCAGCGACGAAGTGTTCGTCGAACGTTTCGTGCAGCGGGCGCGGCACCTGGAAGTCCAACTGTTGGGCGACCGGCACGGCAATCTGTTGCACCTGTACGAACGCGACTGCAGCGTCCAGCGACGTCACCAGAAGGTCGTCGAACTAGCCCCGGCGCCCAACCTGGCTCCGGATATCCGCGAAGCCCTCTGCGCTGCGGCATTAAAAATCGGCAACGCGGTCGGCTATGAGAACGCCGGGACGGTCGAGTTTTTGTACGACGTCGACGCCCAGGATTTCTTCTTCATCGAAGTTAATCCGCGGATCCAGGTCGAACACACGGTTACCGAAGAAGTCACGGGAATCGATCTGGTACGTTCCCAAATCCTGGCCGCGCAGGGCCATGCGTTGGACGCCGACGCCCTCGGCTTGCCGCCACAAAACGAACTTCGCACGACCGGTTTTGCGATGCAATGCCGCGTCACCACCGAAGATCCGGAAAACCAGTTTCGCCCCGATTACGGTCGCATCAGCCACTATCGTTCGGCCGCCGGTCTGGGCATTCGCTTAGACGCCGGCAGCGCGTTTTCCGGCGCCGTCGTCAATCCCTTCTACGACTCAATGCTGGTCAAAGTCACCGCCCGCGGCCGCACGCTGCCGGAAGCGTCGGGGCGGATGGACCGCGTGCTGCAGGAATTCCGCATCCGCGGCGTCAAAACCAACATTCCGTTTTTGATCCGGTTGGTCAACAACGAAACCTTCCTGGCCGGCGAAGCCACCACGCGGCTGATCGACCAGACGCCCGAACTGGTGCAACTGCCCAAGCGTCGTGACCGCGCCACGAAAATCTTGAGATTCCTGGCCGAACAGATCGTCAACGGCAATCCGCTGGTGGCCGATCGACCGGTCGCCACGCGTCGCCAGCCCGCACCGGTGCCCGAAGCCGAAGGCCCGATCCCCGACGGCAGCCGCACGGCATTCGAAGCCGGAGGCATGCCTGCCTTGCTGGATTGGATCAAACAAAGCCAGGGATTGTTGTTCACCGACACCACGATGCGCGATGCCCATCAGTCCTTGCTGGCCACGCGGGTGCGGACCTACGACATGCTGCGAATCGCGCCTGCGTATGCTCGTCTGGCTCCGCAATTGTTCTCGCTGGAAATGTGGGGCGGAGCGACGTTTGACACCAGCATGCGGTTCCTTAAGGAAAGCCCTTGGCAACGTCTGGCCGACCTCCGCGAACAGGTGCCCAACATTCTGTTCCAAATGCTGCTGCGAGCCAGCAACGCGGTCGGCTACACCAACTACCCGGACAACGTCGTCCAGCTGTTTGTGCAAGAAGCCGCCGCGGCCGGGATGGACGTGTTCCGGGTCTTCGACGCGCTTAACTGGGTGCCCAACATGCGGGTCGCCATGGAAGCCGTGTTGGAAGCCGGCAAGATCTGCGAGGCATCGATCTGCTACACCGGCGACTTGCAGAATCCGCAACGCACCAAATACGACTTGAAGTATTACGTCGATCTGGCCAAGCAGCTGGAGAACATGGGCGCCCAGATCCTGGCGATCAAAGACATGGCGGGGCTGTGCAAACCGGAAGCCGCGCGGATGCTGGTCAAAGCTCTCCGCGAAGAAATCGGACTGCCGATTCACTTCCACACCCACGACACCGGCGGCACCCAAGCCGCCTCGATCCTGGCCGCTGCGAACGAAGGCCTGGAGATCGCCGATGCCGCTTTGGCGCCCCTGTCGGGCGGGACTTCCCAGGTCAACCTGAATATTTTGGTCGAAGCGGTTCGCAACACCGGCCACGATAGCGCCCTGCAAACCGAAGCCCTGACGCACCTGGCGACGTACTGGCAAGCCGCTCGCGAATTTTATCTGCCCTTCGAAAGCCAAGTGCTGCCGGCCACCGGAGACCTGTACGAACACGAAATGCCCGGCGGCCAGTACACCAACCTGTTCCAACAAGCTCGTGCGTTGGGCATGTCCGATCGTTGGGCGGAAGTCTGCAAGACCTACGCGACGGTCAACGAAATGCTGGGCGATATCGTCAAAGTCACGCCGACCAGCAAAGCCGTCGGGGACATGGCCCTGTTCATGGTCCAAAACGAACTGACCGCCAGCGATGTCCTGGACGGCAACAAACAGGTCGCCTTCCCGGCCTCGGTCATCGACCTGGTCGCCGGCCGCATGGGGCAGCCCATCGGTGGCTTCCCGCAAAAAATCATGGACGCCGTGCTGCAAGGCGAAACCGCGCTGACTCAACGGCCGGGCGAAAACCTGCCTCCCGCCGATATCGACGCGGCCATCAGCAAAGCCGGCGAACTGCTGGGCGGAACCGCCACGACACGCGATGCGGCCTCCTACCTGTTGTACGAAAAGGTCTTCTCCGATTACGCCGAACACCTGCAGAAATACGGCCACGTCGAAGCCCTGCCGACGCCCAATTTCTTCTATGGACAAGAACCCGGCGAAGAGATCGCGGTCGAAATCGAACACGGCAAAACCCTGATCATCAAATACCTGACCACCGGCCAACCGCATCCCGACGGAACCCGGACCGTGTTCTTTGAACTCAACGGCCAACCCCGCGAAGTCACCGTCGAAGACCGCTCGCTGGAACCCGAGAAAAAGGCGGCCGTCAAAGCCGACCCGGACCAGCCCGGACAGGTCGGCGCAACCATGCCCGGAATGGTGATCAACGTGGCCGTAGACGTTGGCGACCGCGTCAAATCCGGACAGAAACTAATGGTCTTGGAAGCGATGAAGATGGAAACCACCATCAACGCCCCAGTCGACGGCAAAGTCGCTCGAGTGACCGTCGACCGAGGCAGCCAAGTCGAAGCCGGCGATCTGTTGGTAACGCTGGAGACCTAA
- a CDS encoding flagellar basal body P-ring protein FlgI produces MSVPIVPRCLLLLTLWLLANPAASAGGLMLGDICRLKGQEGNTLQGLGLVVGLKGTGDPDARPTARALARMMQLMGGQMARDGAGQLDLSDVEDAKNVALVFVSAQIPPTGAQQGDRLNLRVNAISAKSLDGGYLMLTPLLGPRSDNPQVYALAEGPLQLSPDETPTTALIQGGAKMEATVNTQFYADGKITLIINPDFADFDTTQRIEDEINNLGQLTIGYEGANANASQRAVKARAIGQSHVEVPIPEIYQRNPIKFISLILNIPIQLPKNSSRVVINERDGVVVIGEDVEIAPVLISHRGLRIEAVANRSFVELDATMPLDPQAPRTGNVKLKNLADALNALDVPTDDLIAIIKTLKLKGDLYGEVIFK; encoded by the coding sequence ATGTCTGTTCCCATCGTCCCTCGCTGCTTGCTCCTGTTGACGCTGTGGTTGCTGGCCAATCCAGCGGCCAGCGCCGGCGGTTTGATGTTGGGAGACATCTGCCGTTTGAAAGGTCAGGAAGGCAACACCCTGCAGGGCCTGGGCCTGGTCGTCGGTCTTAAGGGCACCGGCGATCCCGACGCCCGTCCCACCGCCCGTGCGTTGGCTCGCATGATGCAGTTGATGGGGGGCCAAATGGCTCGCGACGGCGCCGGCCAGCTGGACCTATCCGATGTGGAAGATGCCAAGAATGTGGCCCTGGTGTTTGTCTCCGCCCAGATCCCACCGACCGGCGCCCAACAGGGCGATCGATTGAACCTGAGAGTCAACGCGATCAGCGCCAAGAGTTTGGACGGTGGTTATTTAATGCTGACGCCGTTGCTGGGGCCGCGCAGCGATAACCCTCAGGTGTACGCTTTGGCCGAAGGGCCGCTGCAACTGTCTCCCGATGAAACGCCCACCACCGCGTTGATCCAGGGGGGAGCCAAAATGGAAGCCACCGTGAACACGCAGTTTTACGCCGATGGCAAAATCACCCTGATCATTAATCCGGACTTCGCCGACTTCGATACCACCCAGCGAATCGAAGACGAGATCAATAACTTGGGCCAATTAACCATCGGTTACGAAGGCGCCAATGCCAACGCCTCGCAGCGGGCCGTCAAAGCCCGCGCGATCGGGCAATCGCACGTCGAGGTGCCGATTCCCGAAATCTATCAGCGGAACCCGATCAAATTTATTTCCTTGATCCTGAACATTCCCATCCAGCTGCCCAAGAACTCCTCGCGTGTGGTCATCAACGAACGCGATGGAGTGGTGGTGATCGGTGAAGACGTGGAAATCGCTCCGGTGTTGATCTCTCATCGCGGGCTGCGGATCGAAGCGGTCGCCAACCGTTCCTTCGTCGAACTCGATGCCACCATGCCGCTGGATCCACAAGCTCCACGGACCGGCAACGTCAAATTAAAAAATCTGGCCGACGCATTGAACGCCTTGGATGTGCCCACCGATGATCTGATCGCCATTATCAAAACGCTGAAACTCAAAGGCGACCTGTACGGCGAAGTGATTTTTAAGTAG
- the flgN gene encoding flagellar export chaperone FlgN — protein MTKWLDDLSEYLDQLEAMAGELGETVQTARSLTKDGAFASLHESTTALQQGLTELENLVEQRRRLLDRPDAPAGCYSLREALSQLDADADVRHSATFLWQRCQQIGQQIDQVREDALALFVCQYHLADTTSHFLRLLMPAAERSETYSPSAGSHQGGGLLDQAG, from the coding sequence ATGACAAAATGGTTAGACGATTTGTCCGAATACCTGGACCAACTGGAAGCCATGGCCGGCGAGCTGGGCGAAACCGTCCAGACCGCGCGGAGCCTGACCAAGGACGGCGCCTTTGCATCTTTGCATGAGTCGACCACCGCTTTACAGCAGGGCCTGACCGAATTGGAGAACCTGGTGGAGCAGCGGCGACGGCTGCTGGACCGGCCCGACGCGCCAGCGGGATGCTACTCGCTGCGAGAAGCCTTGTCGCAGCTGGACGCCGACGCCGACGTCCGTCACAGCGCCACGTTTTTGTGGCAGCGTTGCCAACAGATCGGTCAACAGATCGATCAGGTCCGTGAAGACGCCCTGGCCCTGTTTGTGTGTCAGTACCATCTGGCCGATACGACCAGCCATTTCCTGCGATTGCTGATGCCCGCAGCCGAACGGTCGGAAACCTACAGCCCGTCCGCAGGCAGCCACCAGGGGGGAGGATTACTGGATCAGGCGGGTTAG
- a CDS encoding flagellar basal body L-ring protein FlgH, which yields MPAIAQRRNDGSPRSYARQSVGTAQKPPSGDGSYDALRYHYDAFRNPFGARRCRYDERWGMYGTLRLLAFCGLLCVASLGYSQESSLFHQPPPNYRMAQRPLPNGALPMAPANAQPAPGNNPQGNNPQGNYPQGNYPPANYPSAANGLAQASWTYVPPAPLRQYKVHDIVTIRVDEIARMRAEGSAENRKNSLYDVILSDWLRLTGSGVKPAPQSDGDPRVSGSMDSLYRADSSIESRESLSFNIAAEIVDIRPNGNLVLEASKRIWVNENVFETSLIGTCRASDIGPDNVLLSKDLLDAEIRKDERGRLRDGYRRGWFQRWFEEFQPL from the coding sequence ATGCCTGCCATTGCCCAACGTCGCAACGACGGGAGTCCCCGTAGCTACGCTCGCCAGAGCGTGGGGACCGCGCAAAAACCACCGTCTGGCGACGGTAGCTACGATGCGCTCCGGTATCATTACGATGCGTTCCGAAATCCATTCGGTGCGCGTCGCTGTCGATACGATGAGCGCTGGGGCATGTACGGCACGTTGCGGCTGCTTGCCTTCTGCGGACTGCTGTGTGTTGCCAGTCTCGGCTACAGCCAGGAAAGCAGCCTGTTTCACCAGCCGCCGCCCAACTACCGCATGGCCCAGCGTCCACTGCCCAACGGTGCCTTACCGATGGCCCCTGCCAATGCGCAACCGGCTCCCGGCAACAATCCCCAAGGCAACAATCCCCAAGGCAACTATCCCCAAGGCAACTATCCCCCGGCCAACTACCCTTCGGCGGCCAACGGTTTGGCGCAGGCCAGTTGGACGTACGTGCCGCCGGCGCCGCTGCGACAGTACAAGGTCCATGACATTGTCACGATCCGGGTCGACGAGATCGCTCGGATGCGGGCCGAAGGTTCGGCGGAGAACCGCAAGAACTCACTGTACGACGTGATTCTGAGCGATTGGTTGCGGCTGACCGGCAGCGGCGTTAAACCGGCCCCGCAATCCGACGGCGACCCTCGCGTCTCAGGCTCCATGGACTCGTTGTATCGCGCCGACTCATCGATCGAATCGCGCGAGTCCTTGTCGTTTAATATCGCCGCGGAAATTGTCGACATCCGTCCCAATGGCAACCTGGTTCTGGAAGCCAGCAAACGGATTTGGGTCAACGAAAACGTCTTCGAAACCTCCTTGATCGGCACCTGTCGCGCTTCGGACATTGGGCCGGACAACGTGCTGTTGAGCAAAGACCTGTTGGATGCCGAGATTCGCAAAGACGAACGCGGGCGGCTTCGCGACGGTTACCGTCGCGGCTGGTTCCAACGCTGGTTTGAAGAATTCCAGCCGCTGTAA